GCGCGAGCGTGATGCTGGCGGGAATTCCGTTCACGAGCATTTCTTTTATTGCAGCGTCTTTATATTTCTCTACATAATCTGCACGGGTCATTTTGTATTCTGCAGGCTGGGAGAAGCAAGTTAAAAGTGACAAGTTAAAAGTTAAAAGTAAAATGCAAAATGCAGAATGTCTCATATAACAAAAATAGTTTGGAAGAATGGAAAATCAGAGTGGCGATAAACTCATTATAAACACTGCGATGTTAACTCCCTTTAGAGTTGGGGCAACTTGCCTTGTAGTCCACCTGTGTGGATGGCGATAACGGTAGAATTCTTTGGAAAATAATTTTTCTTTATCAAATCATAAATGCCGAACATCATCTTGCCTGTGTAAACTTGTTCGAGCGGAATATTATTTTCTTTTTCAAAATCAGAAATGAATTTTAAAAGTTCGGGTGTGTGTTTTGCATAACCACCGAAGTGGTAGCTTGTATTGATTTCCCCCTTTGAAGGGGGTAAGGGGGATGTTAAAAGTTTTTCGATTTCATTTTTCAAAAACCCTCCATCTTTCAAAACCGAAAACCCAATTGCTTTCTGATCTTTTCTGAGAGAAGAAATGACTCCTGCTATTGTTCCGCCAGTTCCAATAGGGCAACAAACAAAATCAAAGGGAATGTTAACATGAGAAATAATTTCAGAACACCCTTTTACTGCGAGAGAATTTGTTCCGCCTTCGGGAAGAAGATAAAAGTTAGTAAGTGATGAGGTGATTGAGTGAATTAGTTCAGAAGAGTTTTTGTTTTTGTATTCTTCTCTAGAAACGAAAATTAATTTCATCCCACAATCTTCAGCAAACTTTAGAGTTTGGTTTTTCTCCCCTCCTTCGGAGGGGTTGGGGGAGGCCAATTCATCTCCGCGAATAATTCCGATTGTTTTAAATCCAAATTCTTTTCCTGCAGCAGCAGTTGCTGTAATGTGATTGGAATATGCTCCGCCAAAAGTGAGAAGCGTATCTTTCTTCTGTCTCTTCGCTTCTTCAAGATTGTATTTCAGTTTGTACCATTTGTTCCCGGAAATAGTTGGATGGATTTTATCCAGCCGAAGAATGAACAGGTTAATTCCTGATTTTTCTATAGCGGGATTTGAAATTTTCTGCAAAGGAATTTCCATTCTCTAAATTACCTAATTTTGTTTCGATGTCTGAAGAGAATTTTTCAAAACCAAATCTCGACCCCGAAGATTATTACATGAGCGAAGATGGCTATATCGTCTTCACGGAAAAATATCATCTTAAGCGCGGCATCTGCTGCATGAGTGGCTGCAAGCATTGTCCGTATGGCTTTAATAAGAAAACGGGGAAAGTTGAAGGGAAGAAAAAAAGTTAGACATTAGCGTAATGACCACAAAAGAATTTCAAAAAATAATTAAGCAGGGAATTCCCGATAAACTCCCAGGAGTTCAAACGTATGATGTAACGCTCAACCACGCTCCGAAACGAAAAGATATTTTATCGGCAGAAGAAAAAAAACTTGCAGTAAGAAACGCGCTGAGATACTTTCCAAATAAATTTCATTCTGTCCTTGCAAAAGAATTTGCAGAGGAGTTAAAAGAATACGGACGTATATATATGTATCGTTTTCGTCCGGATTATAAAATTTACGCGCGGCCGATTTCAGAATATCCGTTCAAGTCAAAGCAAGCGGGAGCAATCATGCACATGCTTTCGAATAATTTGGATTACGCAGTTGCGCAACATCCGCACGAACTAATTACGTATGGAGGAAACGGTGCGGTGTTTCAAAACTGGGCGCAGTACTTGCTCACGATGAAATATCTGGCAACGATGACGGATGAACAAACACTCGTAATGTACAGCGGACATCCGCTTGGATTATTTCCTTCGCACAAAGATGCGCCTCGCGTTGTTGTCACGAACGGAATGATGATTCCGAATTATTCGAAACAAGATGACTGGGAAAAATTTAATGCACTAGGCGTTACGCAATACGGACAGATGACTGCAGGTTCATTTATGTACATCGGTCCGCAGGGAATTGTGCACGGAACTACGATTACGATTCTAAATGCAGGAAGAAAAATTTCCAAAGGAGAAACTGATCTCGCAGGAAAAGTTTTTGTTTCCTCCGGTCTGGGCGGAATGAGTGGCGCTCAGCCGAAAGCAGCCGTAATTGCAGGAGCAATTGCTGTGATTGCCGAAGTAAATCCGAAAGCAACACACACTCGTCATTCGCAAGGATGGGTGGATGAAGTTTTTTCTGACTTGGATAAACTCATAGCTAGAATTGATGTTGCAAGAAATAATAAAGAAGCTGTGTCGCTCGCCTATCAAGGCAATATTGTTGACTTATGGGAAAAGTTCGCAGAGAAAAATATAAAAATAGAATTAGGTTCTGACCAGACATCTTTACATAATCCATATTCGGGAGGATATTATCCCGCAGGAATTTCTTTTGAAGACGGGAAAAAAATGATGACTGAAAATCCTGCGCAATTTAAAATTGAAGTTCAGAAAAGTTTAGTGCGGCAAGTAAATGCAATAAATAAACTTGTTTTGCGAGGAATGTATTTCTTCGATTACGGAAATGCTTTTCTTTTAGAAGCGGGAAGAGCAGGCGCTGATGTATTTAAATCCTCCCCCAATGGGGGAGGACAAGGAGGGGGCTTCAAATATCAGAGTTATGTTCAGGACATCATGGGACCAATGTGTTTTGATTTTGGATTCGGTCCGTTTCGTTGGGTTTGTACTTCTGCCGATCCGAAAGATTTAGAAACAACGGATAAGATTGCGATAAAAGTTTTAGAAACTATTTACAAAAAATCTCCTGAAGAAATCAAACAGCAACTCGCAGATAACATCCGATGGATACAGGAGGCGCAGAAAAATAAATTAGTGGTCGGTTCACAGGCAAGGATTTTATATGCCGATGCAGAAGGAAGAATAAAAATCGCCAAAGCATTCAACGATGCAATAAAGAAGAAAAAAATTTCGGCTCCTGTAGTTTTAGGAAGAGACCATCACGATGTTTCGGGAACCGATTCTCCTTTCCGCGAAACAGCAAATATTTATGACGGCTCGCAATTCACCGCTGACATGGCGGTACAGAATTTTGTTGGTGATTCTTTTCGCGGAGCAACCTGGGTTTCGCTTCACAACGGTGGAGGTGTGGGTTGGGGAGAAGTAATCAACGGTGGCTTCGGGATGGTGCTTGATGGAACTAAAGATTCTGAACGAAGATTGAAGTCGATGCTTTTCTGGGATGTGAACAACGGAATTGCCCGAAGAAGTTGGGCGAGAAACAAAGAAGCCATCTTCGCTATAGAAAGAGAAATGAAACGCAGCAAAAATCTGAAAGTTACTTTGCCGAATATTGTGGACGATTCTCTTCTGAATCCGCTCTTCTGATTTTTGTACTTTTACTTTCTTAATTTCTTCCCATGAAAAATCAAAAACCAAAAATTGCCATCCTTGGCGCAGGTAACATCGGATTGTCACTCGCGAAAGGATTGGTGCAGGCGGGCAAGTACAAAGCAAAAGAAATCACCATCACGCGCAGAAATAAATCTCACTTCGGAGAAATTTCTAAACTGGGATTTACGGTGAGCGATAAAAATCCTTCTGCTGTTGCAGCAAATGAATTAATTGTGATTTCGGTTTTACCTCAGCAGTTAAATAATCTGCTTGATGAAATAAAACCTGCAGTTGATCCGAAGAAACATGTTTTGGTTTCTGTTGTATCGGGCGTGACTTCGAAAGATTTCAGTTCACGATTAGGAAAACAAGTAGAAGTGATTCGCGCGATGCCGAATACAGCCATTGCCATTCAGCAATCCATGACTTGCATTGCTTCTTCCAGCGCTTCGAAAGAAAATATGTCTTTGGTAAAATCTATTTTTGATACGGTAGGAATCACTATAGAAATTCATGAAGAGTTGATGACATCAGCCACTGCTCTCAATGCTTGCGGCATTGCATTTTTCCTCAGAGCAATTCGTGCTGCATCACAAGGCGGAGTGGAAATTGGTTTTCACGCGGAAGACGCGTTGCGCATGGCGGCACAAACTGCGAAAGGCGCGGCTTCACTTCTTCTCGTCAACAATTCTCAT
The sequence above is drawn from the Bacteroidota bacterium genome and encodes:
- a CDS encoding 1-aminocyclopropane-1-carboxylate deaminase/D-cysteine desulfhydrase, with product MEIPLQKISNPAIEKSGINLFILRLDKIHPTISGNKWYKLKYNLEEAKRQKKDTLLTFGGAYSNHITATAAAGKEFGFKTIGIIRGDELASPNPSEGGEKNQTLKFAEDCGMKLIFVSREEYKNKNSSELIHSITSSLTNFYLLPEGGTNSLAVKGCSEIISHVNIPFDFVCCPIGTGGTIAGVISSLRKDQKAIGFSVLKDGGFLKNEIEKLLTSPLPPSKGEINTSYHFGGYAKHTPELLKFISDFEKENNIPLEQVYTGKMMFGIYDLIKKNYFPKNSTVIAIHTGGLQGKLPQL
- a CDS encoding urocanate hydratase, whose product is MTTKEFQKIIKQGIPDKLPGVQTYDVTLNHAPKRKDILSAEEKKLAVRNALRYFPNKFHSVLAKEFAEELKEYGRIYMYRFRPDYKIYARPISEYPFKSKQAGAIMHMLSNNLDYAVAQHPHELITYGGNGAVFQNWAQYLLTMKYLATMTDEQTLVMYSGHPLGLFPSHKDAPRVVVTNGMMIPNYSKQDDWEKFNALGVTQYGQMTAGSFMYIGPQGIVHGTTITILNAGRKISKGETDLAGKVFVSSGLGGMSGAQPKAAVIAGAIAVIAEVNPKATHTRHSQGWVDEVFSDLDKLIARIDVARNNKEAVSLAYQGNIVDLWEKFAEKNIKIELGSDQTSLHNPYSGGYYPAGISFEDGKKMMTENPAQFKIEVQKSLVRQVNAINKLVLRGMYFFDYGNAFLLEAGRAGADVFKSSPNGGGQGGGFKYQSYVQDIMGPMCFDFGFGPFRWVCTSADPKDLETTDKIAIKVLETIYKKSPEEIKQQLADNIRWIQEAQKNKLVVGSQARILYADAEGRIKIAKAFNDAIKKKKISAPVVLGRDHHDVSGTDSPFRETANIYDGSQFTADMAVQNFVGDSFRGATWVSLHNGGGVGWGEVINGGFGMVLDGTKDSERRLKSMLFWDVNNGIARRSWARNKEAIFAIEREMKRSKNLKVTLPNIVDDSLLNPLF
- the proC gene encoding pyrroline-5-carboxylate reductase, which translates into the protein MKNQKPKIAILGAGNIGLSLAKGLVQAGKYKAKEITITRRNKSHFGEISKLGFTVSDKNPSAVAANELIVISVLPQQLNNLLDEIKPAVDPKKHVLVSVVSGVTSKDFSSRLGKQVEVIRAMPNTAIAIQQSMTCIASSSASKENMSLVKSIFDTVGITIEIHEELMTSATALNACGIAFFLRAIRAASQGGVEIGFHAEDALRMAAQTAKGAASLLLVNNSHPENEIDKVTSPKGCTIAGLNEMEHAGFSSALIKGIRVSQQKAGALYPKD